The following proteins are co-located in the Oceanispirochaeta sp. M1 genome:
- a CDS encoding GntR family transcriptional regulator — translation MATGKLPILVQQTYEDIKEIIERGEVEASGQLPSENILSAQHNVSRATVRTALARLEYDGLIVRVHGKGTFVREKTLNLETSLNEKWDFIPMLEENGRKVKIELIGIHQRSAGSEDAHLLNVRPNTEIVELKRLYLADGAPVIYSRNIFPRNALRKGADPVLMNYQCTAYELFNDYFNEEADSSLTDLLPVLPDEQIAAHLKIEKTTPIFLFKDLFLTQNEHILLAGENFMHENLLKLRFLSNPK, via the coding sequence ATGGCCACCGGAAAATTACCAATACTTGTACAACAGACCTATGAAGATATTAAAGAGATTATTGAACGGGGAGAAGTAGAGGCCTCGGGGCAGCTCCCTTCGGAGAATATTCTCTCGGCTCAGCACAATGTCAGCAGAGCAACCGTAAGAACAGCACTGGCCAGACTCGAATATGACGGCCTTATCGTAAGGGTTCATGGAAAAGGGACTTTTGTCCGTGAAAAAACACTTAATCTGGAAACCTCTCTTAATGAGAAATGGGATTTCATCCCCATGCTTGAAGAGAACGGAAGAAAGGTAAAGATTGAGCTTATTGGAATACACCAGCGTTCGGCAGGATCAGAAGATGCCCACCTTCTGAATGTCAGACCCAATACTGAGATTGTTGAACTTAAACGGCTTTATCTGGCTGATGGAGCCCCTGTTATTTATTCTCGGAATATCTTTCCAAGAAATGCTCTGAGAAAAGGTGCCGACCCTGTACTTATGAATTATCAGTGCACTGCTTATGAACTTTTCAATGACTACTTTAATGAGGAAGCAGATAGCAGCCTGACGGACCTTCTCCCTGTTCTTCCTGATGAACAGATTGCGGCCCATCTTAAAATTGAGAAGACAACCCCTATATTTCTCTTTAAGGATCTATTTTTAACACAAAATGAACATATCCTCCTTGCAGGTGAAAACTTTATGCATGAGAATCTATTAAAATTGCGTTTTCTTAGTAACCCTAAGTAA
- a CDS encoding arsenate reductase ArsC, producing MKKNILFLCTGNSCRSQMAEGWMRELHSDEYNVYSAGIETHGLNPAAVKVMAEAGVDISGHKSTLATDYKEIDFDVVITVCGHADENCPVYLGRTKKIHHGFDDPPRLAKDIEDEEKKLDPFRRVRDEIRDYLKDFTL from the coding sequence ATGAAAAAGAATATACTATTTCTATGTACCGGAAATTCATGCCGGAGCCAGATGGCCGAAGGCTGGATGAGAGAATTACACAGTGATGAATATAATGTCTATTCTGCGGGTATCGAGACACACGGTCTGAATCCCGCTGCCGTTAAGGTCATGGCGGAAGCGGGTGTCGATATCAGCGGACACAAGAGTACCCTTGCCACAGATTATAAAGAGATTGATTTTGATGTGGTAATCACTGTCTGCGGACATGCCGATGAAAATTGTCCTGTCTACCTGGGCAGAACAAAAAAAATTCATCACGGATTTGATGATCCTCCCCGCCTGGCAAAGGACATCGAAGATGAAGAGAAGAAACTTGATCCCTTCAGAAGAGTCCGGGACGAAATAAGAGATTATCTGAAAGATTTTACCCTATAG
- a CDS encoding metallophosphoesterase, which yields MKVLVLSDIHGNLEAMEAVLEAASGMDWKELWFLGDLCGYGPDPEACYRRLIQEKHIFIPGNHDLYLCGRMKGEFFSTESHRALILSRSLISGELVNHMKQLPAFIERKGFLLLHGSPEEPSRSYILGEDDALRNFKAASKKWILFGHTHIQEHYSLRSRELSSSRAADGDLISLKGVKILINPGSVGQPRDNNPKAAWGVLDTGKKEFNFYRTAYDYTKTQAKMKDLGFSDFLIERISRGV from the coding sequence TTGAAGGTACTTGTACTCTCAGATATTCATGGAAACCTGGAGGCTATGGAAGCCGTGCTGGAAGCTGCATCGGGTATGGACTGGAAAGAACTGTGGTTTCTGGGAGATCTCTGCGGCTATGGACCGGATCCCGAAGCCTGTTACAGAAGGTTGATTCAGGAGAAACATATATTTATACCCGGTAATCATGACCTCTATCTCTGCGGGCGTATGAAGGGAGAATTCTTCAGCACTGAGTCCCATAGAGCACTGATTCTCAGCCGTTCTCTTATTTCCGGAGAGTTGGTAAATCATATGAAACAACTCCCGGCATTTATAGAAAGAAAAGGATTTCTACTACTCCACGGTTCACCCGAAGAGCCGTCTCGGAGTTATATTCTTGGAGAAGATGATGCCTTAAGAAATTTCAAGGCGGCCTCAAAAAAATGGATACTCTTTGGGCATACCCATATTCAGGAGCATTACTCACTCAGAAGTAGAGAGCTCAGTTCATCAAGAGCTGCCGATGGAGATCTAATTTCTCTTAAGGGTGTAAAGATCCTGATCAATCCGGGGAGTGTGGGTCAGCCCAGGGATAATAATCCCAAAGCCGCCTGGGGAGTTCTGGATACGGGTAAAAAAGAATTCAACTTTTACCGCACAGCCTATGACTATACGAAGACACAGGCAAAAATGAAGGATTTGGGATTCTCAGATTTTCTTATTGAACGGATTTCCAGAGGGGTTTGA
- a CDS encoding B12-binding domain-containing radical SAM protein: protein MKLVMATIHLEESTRAIPLAAACLKAAAPKHDIELKDFTLEHSARLIAEDLTSDESCGCIGFPIYLWNRSLALEVISAIRKIRPGVPIIAGGPDVTAAPQAFLDDSGIELVMQGEGEELINPVLDALEAGEPFPRIPGLSTADFFSPRSAFCKDINTLESPILSGSLDLSRNPGLLWELSRGCPFACDFCFESKGSGMVRVFDTERIRKELKVMREAGIQQVFVLDPTFNVNRDRVLSILGWIRELTPETYYYFEIRTEFLDEETAEAFASVPCTLQIGLQSSSPEVLKNINRNFDPDEFRAKTDLLGQAGVSFGVDLIYGLPGDTLSGFRDSIEYALSLEPNHLDLFPLAVLPGTALYDRRNDLDLKADSSDPYIVRETPDFSPEDLKSASELSEACDSLYNKNRGISWFSRVCYDLDMTAVDLVIKWKNLNESAVPQDILLKDFLRDVYEEAGQIRLYSVLEDLLGYLDILEELENGESSTIPGEHILLEDDLMLSLHSSCRVQELHLHPTVVTAGFPASSEELMVDSELFRTLFWLRDYELCVDLLSEEEEEIIGKLKGRKISYKDLKASYKGIDEFILSGILEAYIIAG, encoded by the coding sequence ATGAAACTAGTAATGGCTACGATTCACCTTGAAGAGTCTACACGGGCAATTCCTTTGGCTGCGGCCTGTTTGAAAGCGGCGGCTCCGAAGCATGATATAGAGCTGAAGGATTTTACCCTTGAGCATAGTGCCCGACTTATCGCAGAAGATCTTACATCAGATGAAAGTTGTGGATGTATAGGTTTTCCTATCTACTTATGGAACAGATCTCTTGCTCTGGAGGTTATTTCTGCTATCAGGAAAATCAGACCCGGAGTGCCTATTATTGCCGGAGGGCCCGATGTTACTGCGGCGCCTCAGGCATTTCTGGATGACAGCGGAATCGAACTTGTCATGCAGGGTGAGGGAGAAGAGCTTATCAATCCAGTACTGGATGCTCTTGAAGCAGGGGAACCATTCCCCCGTATTCCCGGATTGAGTACAGCTGACTTTTTCTCTCCCCGGTCTGCTTTCTGTAAAGATATTAATACTCTTGAATCTCCCATTCTCTCGGGATCCCTGGATCTGAGCCGGAATCCCGGTCTTCTCTGGGAGCTGTCCAGGGGCTGTCCTTTTGCCTGTGACTTCTGCTTTGAATCGAAGGGAAGCGGTATGGTCCGTGTTTTTGATACCGAGAGGATCCGTAAAGAACTGAAGGTCATGAGGGAAGCCGGCATACAGCAGGTTTTTGTGCTGGATCCCACATTTAATGTTAATAGAGATCGAGTCCTTTCCATTCTGGGCTGGATCAGAGAGCTTACACCGGAAACCTATTACTATTTTGAGATTAGAACAGAGTTTCTTGATGAAGAGACCGCAGAGGCTTTCGCATCAGTTCCCTGTACCCTTCAGATAGGTCTGCAGAGTTCATCTCCCGAAGTTCTTAAAAATATAAACCGAAATTTTGATCCTGATGAGTTCAGGGCGAAAACAGATCTTCTGGGTCAGGCGGGAGTCTCCTTTGGAGTCGATCTTATCTATGGTCTTCCCGGTGATACTCTTTCGGGATTCAGAGATTCCATAGAATATGCTCTGTCCCTGGAACCGAATCATCTGGATCTGTTTCCTCTGGCGGTTCTTCCCGGTACGGCTCTGTATGACAGACGGAATGATCTTGATCTGAAAGCGGATAGTTCGGATCCCTATATTGTACGTGAAACACCCGATTTTTCTCCTGAAGATTTAAAGTCTGCCAGTGAACTGAGTGAGGCCTGTGATTCCCTGTACAATAAAAACCGGGGGATCAGCTGGTTCAGCAGGGTCTGCTATGATCTGGATATGACTGCTGTTGACCTTGTTATAAAGTGGAAAAACTTGAATGAATCTGCAGTTCCCCAGGATATTCTGTTGAAGGATTTTCTCCGGGATGTATATGAAGAGGCCGGACAGATTCGTCTCTATTCCGTACTTGAAGACCTGCTCGGCTATCTGGATATTCTTGAGGAGCTGGAAAACGGAGAGAGCAGTACGATTCCGGGAGAACATATACTTCTGGAAGATGACCTAATGCTTTCACTTCACTCAAGCTGCCGTGTACAGGAACTTCATCTTCATCCCACAGTGGTCACTGCCGGATTTCCCGCCTCTTCTGAGGAGCTGATGGTGGACTCAGAATTATTCAGAACCTTGTTCTGGCTGAGGGATTATGAACTTTGTGTTGATCTTCTTTCTGAAGAGGAAGAGGAGATAATAGGAAAGCTGAAGGGTAGGAAGATCAGCTATAAGGATCTGAAGGCTTCCTATAAAGGAATTGATGAATTTATTCTCAGTGGAATTCTGGAGGCCTATATTATTGCCGGATAA
- the uvrC gene encoding excinuclease ABC subunit UvrC: MDSNKERVETLRKQIKDFPLQPGVYLMKDEQKKIIYIGKAVKLRNRVRSYFSGEKDIKTRTLVHQIHSIDHIVTKSEYEALLLENNLIKKWNPRYNINLKDGKSYPVIRITSDEYPRVFRTRNIVNDKSQYYGPYPDVKVLDETLALIKKMLPLRRCRKLKKRENPCLYYHMGKCSGPCAGLISKEDYRTLVNKARAILTGRTVGLEKDLLKEIKVLSESLEFEKAAELRDILIALQLLQTEQKVEDFEEESRDYVGVDSSGNYYSFVVFQMRNGKLLGKESFRSEYYGSEQDATQEFLLRYYGTPDKDFPSRVFLSLKDRSLIQDYLNREVRGADKMVLELPRSKRDQAVLNMAVENARSDLARKLQDMGNIPALEDLQMVLNLKKLPRRIEGFDIAQLDGHFTVSSLISFKDGNPDRKNYRHYNIRSLDGGIDDFKAISEAVARRYTRLKNEKKEMPDLILIDGGKGQVSAAVSILDALGLEIPLIGLAKREELIYLPGEKEPIDLPEGDRGLRVLQHVRDETHRFATSHNQKLRKKQISLNSLENIPGIGPAKSKKLLVGFGSMEKLYAAKAEEISNTAGVSLEAAEMIRQYLSRKEKAEEP, from the coding sequence ATGGATAGTAATAAAGAAAGAGTCGAGACACTTCGAAAACAAATAAAAGATTTCCCCCTCCAACCCGGTGTATATCTGATGAAGGATGAGCAGAAAAAAATCATCTATATCGGAAAGGCTGTCAAATTGAGAAACCGGGTTCGTTCCTATTTTTCAGGGGAAAAAGATATAAAAACCAGAACTCTTGTCCATCAGATTCACAGTATTGATCATATAGTCACCAAGAGTGAATATGAGGCACTTCTCCTTGAAAATAATCTAATAAAGAAATGGAATCCCCGATACAACATCAACCTGAAAGACGGGAAGAGTTATCCGGTTATCCGGATTACATCGGATGAATATCCCCGTGTATTCAGGACTCGAAATATTGTAAATGATAAATCTCAGTATTACGGACCCTATCCGGATGTTAAAGTTCTGGATGAAACACTTGCACTTATAAAGAAGATGCTCCCTCTGCGCAGATGCAGGAAACTGAAGAAAAGAGAGAATCCCTGTCTCTATTATCATATGGGAAAGTGTTCGGGACCCTGTGCCGGACTGATCAGTAAAGAGGATTACCGTACTCTGGTAAACAAGGCAAGAGCCATACTAACGGGGAGAACTGTCGGTCTGGAAAAAGATCTTTTAAAAGAGATCAAGGTCTTGTCGGAATCTCTTGAATTTGAGAAGGCCGCAGAACTGAGGGACATCCTAATTGCTCTGCAGCTGCTGCAGACAGAACAGAAAGTCGAGGATTTTGAAGAAGAGAGCCGGGATTATGTAGGGGTGGATTCTTCGGGAAATTACTACTCCTTCGTAGTTTTTCAGATGAGGAATGGAAAACTACTAGGAAAAGAATCCTTCAGGTCAGAGTACTACGGTAGTGAACAGGATGCCACCCAGGAATTTTTACTTCGATATTACGGCACTCCCGATAAAGATTTTCCTTCCCGTGTATTTCTATCTTTAAAGGACCGGAGCCTGATTCAGGATTATCTGAACCGTGAGGTAAGGGGTGCAGATAAAATGGTTCTTGAACTGCCCCGGAGTAAACGGGATCAGGCAGTCCTCAATATGGCTGTTGAAAATGCGAGAAGTGATCTGGCCAGAAAGCTGCAGGATATGGGGAATATTCCCGCACTTGAAGATCTGCAGATGGTTCTGAATTTGAAAAAGCTCCCCCGGAGAATCGAAGGATTTGATATAGCTCAGCTAGACGGACACTTCACAGTATCATCATTGATCTCATTTAAAGATGGAAATCCGGATAGAAAAAATTACAGACATTATAATATTCGTTCCCTGGACGGGGGAATTGATGACTTCAAGGCTATAAGTGAAGCCGTGGCCCGTCGGTATACCAGGCTGAAGAACGAAAAGAAGGAGATGCCTGACCTGATTCTTATTGATGGAGGTAAAGGGCAGGTGAGTGCTGCAGTTTCAATTCTTGATGCCCTGGGTCTTGAAATTCCTCTTATCGGTCTGGCTAAAAGGGAAGAACTTATTTACTTACCGGGAGAAAAAGAGCCAATAGATTTACCTGAGGGTGACAGAGGTCTGAGAGTTTTACAGCATGTAAGGGATGAGACCCATCGTTTCGCAACTTCCCACAATCAGAAACTCCGTAAAAAACAGATATCCCTGAATTCCCTGGAAAATATCCCGGGGATAGGTCCTGCAAAAAGCAAAAAGCTCCTTGTCGGGTTCGGTTCTATGGAGAAACTGTATGCAGCAAAGGCAGAGGAAATTTCCAATACAGCGGGAGTCAGTCTTGAGGCAGCTGAAATGATACGTCAGTATCTTTCACGGAAAGAGAAGGCCGAGGAGCCATAA
- a CDS encoding LamG-like jellyroll fold domain-containing protein — protein MILQTLIFSQILFAESLTLGGEDDWNGTVLNNLKTTPGKGGFLDLVLNRTELNSRIDSTDILLPFNEAEGRDKSGNYIIGEQPEYSRKYFKSGAGSATFDRENRITLKADTRGSLFYPFTNWEDFTIEFWLYPANPREGENIIQWKGLGRDGDEIYSQSILCHFINRRLVWSFSNIFQMPDSPESFYEISGDPVLPRQWNHHMLRYDSRTGMLEYLVNGQPSAIIYTTDDGNESSTVYTPRVGDEPGELVIGSGFTGFMDEFRMERRFVENRSTRRYDQPGYGISTVLDLKFTDSRLNSLSAVDSSPGNAAVFPYYFATNSLLEAEERRQNFQGESTVLDAPELWKPFSEIDEDSRGRYLLMAFLLYPDMKEDLTPGLSFMKLDYTPSLPPLPPAYIHARRSDNGELRLDWNPSASPEVEGYLLFFGENPGEYIYPGSPLKIEKESYTLLDGLSPFKQYFFAIKSYTGSDNPRYSDFSEEISIRP, from the coding sequence ATGATTTTACAAACCCTGATTTTCTCACAGATTCTGTTTGCCGAAAGCCTGACTCTCGGTGGAGAGGATGACTGGAACGGAACGGTTCTAAATAACCTGAAAACAACCCCCGGAAAGGGTGGTTTTCTCGATCTTGTACTGAACAGAACCGAACTGAACTCCCGTATAGATTCAACCGATATCCTTCTCCCCTTCAATGAAGCGGAAGGACGAGATAAATCGGGTAACTATATTATTGGAGAACAGCCGGAATACAGCCGCAAATACTTTAAATCCGGTGCCGGCAGTGCAACTTTCGATAGAGAAAACAGAATAACACTGAAAGCAGATACCCGTGGTTCCCTTTTTTATCCTTTTACAAACTGGGAAGATTTCACAATTGAATTCTGGCTCTACCCTGCGAATCCCAGGGAAGGTGAAAATATTATTCAATGGAAGGGACTGGGCCGTGACGGAGATGAAATTTACTCTCAGTCAATTCTTTGTCATTTTATCAACCGTCGCCTGGTATGGAGTTTCAGTAATATTTTTCAGATGCCCGACAGCCCTGAATCTTTCTATGAAATATCCGGAGATCCTGTCCTTCCCAGACAGTGGAATCACCATATGCTCCGTTATGACAGCCGTACAGGGATGCTGGAATACCTGGTAAACGGTCAACCCTCGGCAATAATCTATACAACTGATGATGGAAATGAATCCAGCACTGTTTACACTCCAAGAGTGGGTGATGAACCTGGTGAACTGGTCATCGGTTCCGGTTTTACAGGTTTTATGGATGAATTCAGGATGGAACGCCGTTTTGTTGAAAACCGTTCCACAAGACGCTACGACCAACCGGGCTATGGAATAAGCACCGTACTGGACCTGAAATTCACGGACTCCAGATTAAACAGTCTGAGTGCTGTGGACAGCAGTCCCGGAAATGCTGCTGTATTTCCCTACTATTTTGCAACAAACAGTCTTCTTGAAGCCGAGGAGAGAAGACAGAATTTCCAGGGAGAAAGCACTGTTCTGGACGCTCCTGAATTATGGAAACCATTTTCTGAAATTGATGAAGACAGCCGGGGACGTTATCTGCTGATGGCATTTCTTCTCTACCCCGACATGAAAGAAGATCTAACTCCGGGCCTCTCGTTTATGAAACTTGATTACACTCCTTCACTCCCGCCCCTTCCTCCGGCGTATATACATGCAAGGCGATCTGATAACGGAGAGCTCAGGCTGGATTGGAATCCCTCCGCCTCTCCTGAAGTTGAAGGATATCTTCTGTTCTTCGGGGAAAATCCCGGTGAGTATATATATCCCGGCAGTCCCTTAAAAATTGAAAAAGAGAGTTATACTCTTTTAGACGGACTCTCTCCCTTTAAACAGTATTTTTTCGCAATAAAATCCTATACTGGATCGGATAATCCCCGTTACAGTGATTTTTCCGAAGAAATTTCTATAAGACCCTGA
- a CDS encoding lipopolysaccharide assembly protein LapB, whose protein sequence is MSNYQNKYNQAISAYLLEDYELSRDMTDTLLKENGDSILLLILSGNIHEALKNSDKAINDYRKAIHLSPENPEAYNNVGVSYKNKGDFTKAETAFKQAARLAPDRPDISYNLGNLYKRNGDLELAEKWYKKSIKQDPSYIKAYNNLGTIFEQSKNYEKAEEIYRQGLSMDKNNATLHYNLGITYQDRGNLDEAKIQYEESLKYRPGWTPSLGNLGEVLQNQGSLDEAEKKFEQLLDKEPENVRAINSMGTIHAEKGDEEKARHYFKKALSRDPSYKTATLNLQQLYMKQNALQEALEELNKQANYHPSDMHIRLQIGDILTKQERYKEAEKVYNHVIERQTDNLEAYRALAALYAIEKRPDLVRSCVIEIFKLDPNDKSILYTLSKTYLEGERYDEALKYIEDYLEAFPADKKALHIKARILQKTSRQDEAAELYEQLDGDPELINDPETLTDMAEAYFQSGEREKAVNKLESLLNLQGASTATEDINNLTQTLELYEKTVSSFEEGSENWHNNLAKMRQITIRDLKQDQSQNYSTGPKLSQIPMDEEDAISLLDINAMEPVININEEEDTLLLEEDTEDMEDVYTELMKEGVIPEEEEVIQEAPPLPPAAYPPAPPSSYPAPEPYPVEMPYPVNPTPPPAAESEPAPPAPAGESKPAAQTEPASPEDPLKKKEEDELEPRLDIAGMMNYLFTLSHDLPDDKRQILIDKAIPLKMASVVKRLSGGRHFKEKVSSYDRRNGSRKDFNISEENMKDSLSAFRNLTEQHPDSLISSAFTKKMDELMTKIKPYL, encoded by the coding sequence ATGAGTAATTATCAGAACAAATACAATCAGGCCATTTCAGCTTACCTCCTTGAAGACTATGAACTGTCAAGAGATATGACTGATACCCTCCTGAAAGAAAACGGAGACAGCATACTTCTCCTTATTCTTTCAGGAAATATTCATGAGGCTCTCAAGAACTCGGATAAAGCCATCAATGACTATAGAAAAGCAATCCATCTCTCTCCTGAAAACCCGGAAGCATATAACAATGTAGGGGTCTCCTATAAAAACAAAGGCGACTTCACAAAAGCGGAAACCGCCTTTAAACAGGCCGCCAGACTTGCTCCGGACCGTCCGGACATAAGTTACAACCTTGGAAATCTTTATAAACGAAACGGCGATCTCGAACTGGCCGAGAAATGGTATAAAAAATCAATCAAACAGGATCCTTCCTACATAAAGGCCTATAATAATCTGGGAACCATCTTTGAGCAGAGCAAAAATTATGAAAAAGCCGAAGAGATCTATCGCCAGGGTCTCTCCATGGACAAAAATAATGCAACCCTCCACTACAATCTGGGAATAACATATCAGGACAGGGGAAATCTGGATGAGGCTAAAATCCAGTATGAAGAGTCCCTGAAATACAGGCCCGGCTGGACACCAAGTCTCGGAAATCTGGGAGAGGTTCTTCAGAATCAGGGATCCCTGGATGAGGCCGAAAAAAAATTCGAACAGCTTCTGGATAAAGAACCTGAAAATGTTCGTGCCATAAATAGTATGGGTACAATTCACGCCGAAAAAGGTGATGAAGAGAAAGCCCGCCATTACTTTAAAAAAGCTCTTTCCCGTGATCCTTCCTATAAAACTGCCACACTTAACCTTCAGCAGCTGTATATGAAACAGAATGCTCTGCAGGAAGCCCTGGAAGAGCTGAATAAACAGGCTAACTACCACCCTTCTGATATGCATATCCGTCTTCAGATCGGTGACATCCTGACAAAACAGGAACGCTATAAAGAAGCTGAAAAAGTATACAACCATGTCATTGAGAGACAGACAGATAACCTGGAAGCCTATAGAGCCCTTGCGGCACTCTATGCCATTGAGAAAAGACCGGATTTGGTCCGTTCCTGTGTGATAGAAATTTTCAAACTGGATCCTAATGACAAATCAATTCTTTATACCCTCTCCAAAACCTATCTGGAGGGAGAACGCTATGATGAAGCCCTGAAGTATATTGAAGATTATCTTGAAGCATTTCCTGCTGATAAAAAGGCACTTCATATTAAAGCAAGAATCCTTCAGAAGACATCCAGACAGGATGAGGCGGCGGAACTCTATGAACAGCTTGATGGAGATCCTGAACTGATCAACGATCCGGAAACACTTACCGATATGGCTGAAGCCTATTTTCAATCTGGAGAGAGAGAAAAAGCGGTTAACAAGCTGGAATCTCTGCTTAACCTCCAAGGTGCCTCAACTGCAACTGAAGATATCAATAACCTTACGCAGACACTGGAACTGTATGAAAAAACCGTATCCTCCTTTGAGGAAGGTTCTGAGAACTGGCACAACAATCTGGCAAAAATGAGACAGATAACCATCAGGGATTTGAAACAGGATCAATCCCAGAATTATTCGACAGGACCAAAACTGTCACAGATACCCATGGATGAAGAAGATGCCATCAGTCTGCTGGATATAAATGCCATGGAGCCCGTAATAAATATCAATGAGGAAGAAGATACTCTCCTTCTTGAAGAAGATACAGAAGATATGGAAGACGTTTACACTGAATTGATGAAAGAAGGTGTAATTCCTGAAGAAGAGGAAGTTATACAGGAAGCCCCACCACTTCCTCCTGCCGCCTATCCTCCAGCTCCGCCTTCTTCCTACCCGGCGCCCGAACCTTATCCTGTAGAGATGCCCTACCCGGTCAATCCGACACCGCCTCCGGCAGCTGAATCAGAACCCGCCCCCCCTGCTCCGGCGGGAGAATCCAAACCTGCAGCTCAGACAGAACCTGCTTCTCCGGAAGATCCCCTGAAAAAGAAAGAAGAGGATGAGCTGGAACCACGTCTGGATATTGCGGGAATGATGAATTATCTATTTACCCTTTCCCACGATCTGCCTGATGACAAAAGACAGATTCTTATAGATAAGGCTATTCCTCTGAAGATGGCATCGGTTGTTAAACGACTTTCCGGCGGACGTCATTTCAAGGAGAAAGTCTCCAGTTACGACAGACGAAACGGCAGTAGAAAAGATTTTAATATCAGTGAAGAAAATATGAAGGACTCACTCTCCGCCTTTAGAAATCTGACAGAGCAGCATCCTGATAGTCTCATCAGTTCAGCCTTTACTAAGAAAATGGATGAGCTGATGACAAAGATTAAGCCCTATCTCTGA
- the thyX gene encoding FAD-dependent thymidylate synthase: MGHSVIPEAEAVLDKEFPVLDKGFVRLVDYMGSDDRIVQSARVSYGSGTKSFREDKGLINYLLRNEHTSPFEQVVFTFHTKMPIFVARQWVRHRTARVNEISGRYSVMKNEFYLPSEKDVAFQSLDNKQGRSEEEIPPELKQKVRSMLEEEQNKVYENYTALLDDNVARELARINLPLSLYTEWYWQMDLKNMFHFLKLRMDAHAQMEIRVYAEEIHKLVSLVCPVAMEAFDNHIKGSVRFSAAELDALSRVIAGEENSLKGKDLERFNAKLKDHKQL; encoded by the coding sequence ATGGGACATAGTGTGATTCCTGAAGCTGAAGCCGTACTGGACAAGGAGTTTCCCGTACTGGATAAAGGTTTTGTCAGGCTCGTTGATTATATGGGAAGTGACGACAGAATTGTACAGTCCGCTCGAGTTTCTTATGGAAGCGGAACCAAATCCTTCCGTGAAGATAAGGGACTGATAAACTATCTCCTTCGAAATGAACACACTTCACCCTTTGAACAGGTTGTATTTACTTTTCATACCAAGATGCCGATTTTTGTTGCCCGTCAGTGGGTTCGTCATAGAACTGCAAGGGTAAATGAAATCTCAGGCCGCTACAGCGTTATGAAAAATGAGTTTTATCTACCGTCTGAAAAAGACGTGGCGTTTCAGAGTCTTGATAATAAGCAGGGCCGTTCTGAAGAGGAAATACCCCCTGAATTGAAACAGAAGGTCCGAAGCATGCTTGAGGAAGAGCAGAACAAGGTATACGAAAATTATACAGCCCTTCTGGATGACAATGTCGCCCGTGAACTGGCTCGTATCAATCTGCCCCTCAGTCTTTATACCGAGTGGTATTGGCAGATGGATTTAAAAAATATGTTTCATTTTCTGAAATTGAGAATGGATGCCCATGCGCAGATGGAAATCAGAGTCTATGCCGAGGAGATCCACAAGCTGGTCAGTCTTGTCTGTCCGGTTGCCATGGAGGCATTTGATAATCATATAAAAGGTTCAGTCCGTTTTTCAGCAGCGGAGCTTGATGCTTTAAGCAGGGTAATAGCGGGAGAAGAGAATTCTCTTAAAGGAAAAGACCTTGAGCGCTTTAATGCAAAACTGAAGGATCATAAGCAACTTTAA
- a CDS encoding YigZ family protein → MKKIMIPANKVQSEFSVKKSRFISMVFPVENDMEVRSKLKELRVEHPSSRHVVWSYVLGDAGTLYGLSDDGEPHGTAGRPALEVLKGSGLTYVALFVIRYFGGTKLGTGGLVSAYTQAAQDVLALVNSVEKIEYSKYSLSCSYAQYEGVKAILLENKALDCVEDFSEGVTISGKVPRRNIEDCRRDVKNFSQGSIEINIVEEE, encoded by the coding sequence ATGAAAAAAATTATGATACCGGCTAATAAAGTTCAATCTGAGTTCTCTGTAAAGAAATCAAGGTTCATAAGTATGGTGTTTCCGGTAGAAAACGATATGGAAGTTCGCAGTAAATTGAAGGAGCTCAGGGTAGAACATCCCAGCTCAAGACATGTTGTCTGGTCCTATGTTCTGGGTGATGCGGGGACTCTTTACGGCCTGAGTGATGACGGAGAACCCCATGGAACGGCAGGTAGACCGGCTCTTGAAGTTCTGAAGGGATCAGGCCTGACTTATGTGGCACTTTTTGTTATTCGCTATTTCGGAGGAACAAAGCTGGGAACTGGAGGTCTTGTTTCAGCCTATACACAGGCTGCCCAGGATGTTCTGGCCCTGGTGAATTCTGTTGAAAAAATTGAGTATTCAAAGTATTCACTATCATGTTCCTATGCTCAGTATGAAGGTGTGAAGGCAATACTGCTAGAGAATAAAGCACTGGACTGTGTGGAAGATTTTTCAGAAGGTGTAACAATATCGGGAAAAGTACCCCGGAGAAATATTGAAGACTGCCGCAGAGATGTAAAAAATTTCTCTCAGGGTTCTATTGAAATCAATATTGTTGAAGAGGAATAA